From one Pseudomonadota bacterium genomic stretch:
- a CDS encoding TonB-dependent receptor, which translates to MTSLRHGTLAALMLQLAATPALAATAADSAPLALAALETEDDFTGAIDTVISATRIRQPLTESPASITIIDRETIIASGALEIADVLRLVPGIQVSYPQGNQLAVTYHGFGDAFPRSMQVLIDGRSIYQPSFADVDWVFLGIVPEDIERIEVIRGPNSPLYGANAVSGVINIITRMPWQDRGTTARVTAGDLNTRHGMLRYAGKQDKLDYRVTLDYQEDTGLPGDLNSTNDGRRLGGLSLRGVWNPRPSDEFDFQLGYAAGDLGAGAEPQNEPPPHDKQVSSGYGLVSWRRATADEAELRWQFYHNNYNSDDDYRDLIWHAYSSVNLPLTDAQIQALLGTGPNESADFGLFDYRGQRYDTELQYTSPQRGKLRGIVGAGLRINRLKSEVLTNRNDWIDEWSERVFANVSYRATDQLLLNAGAMAENSDEFGAYLSPRIAANWLFSPQQSVRLSYTRAKRNPSLVESHFNNVYELDDGRPYLIDFISGNPGAETLSALELGYTGYWLENRLLVDAKLFREKTTDRIHFVSDPTIQQPIPAIQGLFTASSLINEGYISTGGGELQLKYQTGPRDFISAQLAVLDTDFVEAEQINPPVQGFFIYDIAPHYTASLLASKSLPHGFEASIAGYHLSQLIWLGDGDRLEDYKRVDLRLARRWRSSDANLMLEAIVQNLGNAYYTFRDENVFDTRAFLRLTVEFR; encoded by the coding sequence ATGACTAGCCTGCGCCACGGCACCCTTGCCGCTCTGATGCTGCAGCTGGCCGCCACGCCGGCACTGGCAGCGACCGCCGCCGACAGCGCCCCCCTGGCACTGGCGGCGCTCGAGACAGAGGACGATTTTACCGGCGCCATCGACACGGTCATCTCGGCCACCCGTATACGCCAGCCACTGACCGAGTCGCCCGCCTCGATCACCATCATCGACCGGGAGACCATCATCGCCTCCGGCGCCCTGGAGATCGCGGATGTCCTGCGCCTGGTACCCGGTATCCAGGTGTCCTATCCCCAGGGCAACCAGCTGGCCGTCACCTACCATGGCTTCGGTGATGCCTTCCCGCGCAGCATGCAGGTACTGATCGACGGGCGTTCGATCTACCAGCCCTCGTTCGCGGACGTGGACTGGGTGTTCCTCGGCATCGTGCCGGAAGACATCGAACGCATCGAGGTCATCCGGGGCCCGAACAGCCCGCTGTACGGCGCGAACGCCGTTTCGGGCGTCATCAACATCATCACCCGCATGCCCTGGCAGGACCGGGGCACGACTGCCCGGGTCACGGCCGGCGATCTGAATACCCGCCACGGCATGCTCCGGTATGCAGGGAAGCAGGACAAACTCGATTACCGCGTCACCCTCGACTACCAGGAGGACACCGGTCTGCCGGGCGACCTCAACTCGACCAACGACGGCCGCCGCCTGGGCGGACTTTCGCTGCGCGGGGTATGGAACCCGCGGCCGAGCGACGAATTCGATTTTCAGCTCGGTTACGCCGCCGGCGACCTCGGTGCCGGCGCCGAGCCGCAGAACGAACCGCCGCCGCACGACAAGCAGGTATCCAGCGGCTACGGGCTGGTGAGTTGGCGCCGCGCCACCGCGGACGAAGCCGAACTGCGCTGGCAGTTCTATCACAACAACTACAACTCCGACGACGACTACCGCGACCTGATCTGGCACGCCTACAGTTCGGTGAACCTGCCACTGACAGATGCACAGATACAGGCGCTGCTCGGCACGGGTCCGAACGAATCGGCGGATTTCGGACTGTTCGACTACCGCGGCCAGCGTTACGACACCGAACTGCAGTACACCTCGCCGCAACGGGGCAAACTGCGCGGCATCGTCGGCGCCGGACTCCGGATCAACCGGCTGAAATCCGAGGTACTGACGAACCGGAACGACTGGATCGACGAATGGAGCGAACGCGTGTTCGCCAATGTGAGTTACCGCGCCACCGACCAGCTGTTGCTGAACGCCGGAGCGATGGCGGAAAACAGCGATGAATTCGGCGCCTACCTGTCGCCGCGTATCGCAGCGAACTGGCTGTTCAGCCCGCAACAGTCCGTGCGTCTGAGCTACACCCGCGCCAAGCGCAATCCGTCACTGGTCGAAAGCCATTTCAACAATGTCTACGAACTGGATGACGGCAGACCCTACCTGATCGATTTCATATCCGGCAACCCTGGCGCGGAAACCCTGAGTGCGCTGGAACTCGGCTATACCGGCTACTGGCTGGAGAACCGCCTGCTGGTCGATGCCAAGCTGTTCCGTGAAAAGACCACGGACCGCATCCACTTCGTCTCCGACCCGACCATCCAGCAGCCGATCCCGGCGATTCAGGGTCTGTTCACGGCATCGAGCCTGATCAACGAGGGCTATATCAGTACCGGCGGCGGCGAACTGCAGCTGAAATACCAGACCGGGCCACGCGATTTCATCTCCGCCCAGCTCGCGGTCCTCGACACGGATTTCGTCGAGGCCGAACAGATCAACCCGCCGGTTCAAGGCTTCTTCATCTACGATATCGCTCCGCACTATACGGCGAGCCTGCTGGCGAGCAAGTCGCTGCCGCACGGTTTCGAGGCCAGCATCGCCGGCTACCACCTGTCCCAGCTGATCTGGCTCGGCGACGGCGACCGACTCGAGGATTACAAGCGGGTCGACCTGAGGCTGGCACGGCGCTGGCGCAGCAGCGATGCAAACCTGATGCTGGAGGCAATCGTACAGAATCTCGGCAACGCTTATTACACCTTCCGTGACGAGAACGTTTTCGATACCCGGGCCTTCCTGCGCCTGACGGTCGAATTCAGATAA
- a CDS encoding ABC transporter substrate binding protein: protein MVRAFRLGHRSAHGSSRWCALLAAALLFAGQPCARATGVLVVASSSADLYSRFIERFTADLAAAPGGTPAIDVSVDYLDAAAITDAQLKAADMIVTIGTSAAREIAAHAHTAPVLYTILPESVYRTLPDAAAGCARQSAIYIDQPLARQAALARLMFPAAASYGLLLGPTSDQRRAEVEALTANSDRRIIARSTGPEPNISVAANGLLHEADLLLAVNDPLVLNRENAKWLLYSAYQRRLPVIGFSQAYVKAGAAGAVYSEPEQMARQAAEIVLERAGRPGKCMPAAAFPAYFSIAVNQSVCSSLGGSVCDEQRLDERMINEGSRP, encoded by the coding sequence ATGGTCAGGGCTTTCCGGTTGGGTCACAGGAGTGCGCACGGCAGCAGCCGGTGGTGCGCGCTGCTGGCCGCTGCCCTGCTGTTCGCAGGGCAGCCCTGCGCCCGCGCCACCGGGGTGCTGGTCGTCGCCAGCAGCAGCGCCGACCTCTACAGCCGCTTCATCGAGCGCTTCACCGCTGACCTCGCCGCGGCGCCAGGCGGCACGCCGGCAATCGATGTCAGCGTCGATTATCTCGACGCGGCAGCGATCACGGACGCGCAGCTCAAGGCCGCGGATATGATCGTCACCATCGGGACGAGCGCGGCGCGGGAGATTGCAGCGCACGCGCACACGGCACCCGTACTTTATACCATCCTGCCGGAAAGCGTTTATCGGACACTGCCGGACGCAGCGGCTGGCTGCGCAAGGCAATCCGCCATCTACATCGATCAGCCACTCGCCCGCCAGGCAGCCCTGGCAAGACTGATGTTCCCCGCGGCTGCCAGCTACGGCTTGCTGCTGGGTCCGACGTCGGATCAGCGCCGGGCCGAAGTCGAGGCACTGACAGCAAACAGCGACCGCAGGATCATCGCCAGATCCACCGGCCCCGAACCGAACATCTCCGTGGCCGCGAACGGATTGCTCCATGAAGCGGACTTGCTGCTCGCGGTCAACGATCCGCTCGTACTCAACCGCGAAAATGCGAAATGGCTGCTGTACTCGGCGTACCAGCGCAGACTGCCGGTGATCGGCTTCTCGCAGGCCTACGTCAAGGCCGGCGCTGCCGGCGCGGTCTACTCGGAACCCGAACAGATGGCCCGGCAGGCCGCCGAGATCGTGCTGGAGCGTGCCGGCAGGCCCGGCAAGTGCATGCCGGCGGCTGCGTTCCCGGCCTACTTCAGCATCGCCGTTAACCAGTCGGTCTGCAGCTCCCTGGGCGGCAGCGTCTGCGACGAGCAGCGCCTGGACGAGCGCATGATCAATGAAGGGTCCCGACCATGA